One genomic region from Thermocrinis sp. encodes:
- the nth gene encoding endonuclease III: MVKEIIERLERVFPNKLELNFSTPFELVVAVVLSAQERDAKVNEVTQELFKRFKTPQDFAQADLEEIEKYISKVSFYGNKAKYIKQISTILVEKYKGEVPKSLKELSELPGIGRKSANMILYNAFGINEGIAVDRHVLRVSQRLGLTKQQKPEKAEQELMGIVPKEDWGKFSNLLILLGRYICTAQKPKHSECPLYDLCPSKEL; the protein is encoded by the coding sequence ATGGTCAAGGAAATCATTGAGAGGCTTGAAAGGGTATTTCCAAACAAACTGGAGCTAAACTTCAGCACACCCTTTGAGCTGGTGGTGGCTGTTGTCCTGTCTGCCCAAGAAAGGGACGCAAAGGTCAATGAGGTGACGCAAGAGCTTTTTAAAAGGTTTAAAACTCCCCAAGACTTTGCACAGGCAGATTTAGAAGAGATAGAAAAATACATTAGCAAGGTGTCCTTTTACGGCAACAAGGCAAAGTACATAAAGCAAATAAGCACGATCCTAGTTGAGAAGTATAAAGGAGAGGTTCCAAAAAGCTTAAAGGAACTCTCTGAACTACCAGGTATAGGAAGAAAGTCCGCTAACATGATTTTGTATAACGCCTTTGGCATAAACGAGGGTATAGCAGTTGATAGGCACGTTCTGAGAGTTAGTCAAAGGTTGGGGCTTACCAAACAACAAAAGCCCGAAAAGGCAGAGCAGGAGCTTATGGGCATAGTTCCAAAAGAAGACTGGGGTAAGTTTTCAAACCTTTTAATACTTCTTGGAAGGTATATCTGCACTGCTCAGAAGCCTAAACACTCAGAGTGCCCGCTTTATGACCTTTGTCCCTCTAAAGAGCTATAA
- the lon gene encoding endopeptidase La yields MEELFKVPEVPSVEFEVPAMPLRDLVIFPTMVVPLFVGRDFSIKSVESALKRDRLLFLVLQKNKDVEEPDKDGIYEFGVIAHVIRATPLDEGKLKILVQGIKRARLKDYYKKEDHYWALVEPIEEKEINLSELGKEDRAYVSSVKELLDKAVSLGKQIIPDLLYVIRELEDPGKLADLVASISDIKSQDAQKILETLDPIERLKLVYMHLSNEVGILEVQTKIRNVARERIEKEQREYFLRQQLKAIQEELGESDEKKEEIENYRKKLASLKLSKEAQEEIQKQINRLEKLHPESAEAGVIRTWLDWVLELPWNKRTKDRYNLDRVKNILDRDHYNLEKVKERILEYLAVKKLTKGKSSAVQILCFVGPPGVGKTSLGKSIAEAIGKNFVRISLGGIRDEAEIRGHRRTYVGAMPGRIIQAIKQAGTKNPLIILDEVDKISISFQGDPAAALLEVLDPEQNKNFVDLYISLPFDLSEVFFICTANRIDTIPRPLLDRMEVIQLSGYSEEEKVFIAKNHLLPKLLPMHGFKKDEVIFRDDAILEVIRGYTRESGVRNLQRQIGAILRKLALKKLRGEKPPFEVKPQDVKGFLGVARRFTDREQTPMVGLAIGLAWTEVGGEIMLIEATKFKGKGQLILTGSLGEVMKESAQAALSYIKSKAEDYGINPEDFSNWDIHIHVPEGAVPKDGPSAGITIATAILSLLTNTPVRSDVAMTGEITLRGRVLPVGGLKEKILAAKRAGIYEVILPEKNKEEVLEDLPAYVREKMTFHFVRDLDQVFELALSKQEVKDYGQGNH; encoded by the coding sequence ATGGAAGAGCTTTTCAAGGTGCCAGAAGTTCCCTCTGTGGAATTTGAAGTCCCGGCTATGCCCCTCAGGGACCTGGTAATATTCCCTACCATGGTAGTTCCTCTCTTTGTGGGTAGGGACTTTTCCATAAAGTCTGTGGAAAGCGCACTGAAGAGGGATAGGCTGCTATTTCTGGTCTTGCAAAAGAATAAAGACGTTGAGGAACCAGATAAGGATGGGATTTATGAGTTTGGAGTTATAGCACACGTAATAAGAGCCACGCCTTTGGATGAGGGAAAGTTAAAGATCTTAGTCCAGGGTATAAAGAGGGCAAGGCTTAAAGATTACTACAAAAAAGAAGATCACTATTGGGCTTTGGTGGAACCTATAGAGGAAAAGGAGATAAACCTGTCTGAGCTGGGCAAAGAGGACAGAGCTTATGTGTCCTCTGTGAAAGAACTTTTGGACAAAGCAGTTTCTTTGGGAAAGCAGATAATCCCAGATTTGCTGTATGTAATCAGAGAGCTTGAAGATCCGGGCAAGCTGGCAGACTTAGTGGCTTCTATCTCAGATATCAAATCCCAAGATGCTCAAAAGATCTTGGAAACCTTAGACCCAATAGAGAGACTAAAGTTGGTGTATATGCACCTTTCCAACGAGGTAGGCATTTTGGAAGTACAGACTAAGATAAGAAACGTAGCACGAGAAAGGATAGAAAAAGAGCAGAGGGAATACTTTTTAAGACAACAGCTGAAGGCTATTCAGGAAGAGCTTGGCGAATCAGATGAGAAGAAGGAGGAAATAGAAAATTACAGAAAGAAGTTGGCAAGCCTCAAGCTATCTAAGGAAGCCCAAGAGGAAATCCAAAAACAGATAAACAGGCTGGAGAAGCTCCATCCCGAATCTGCGGAAGCTGGAGTTATAAGAACTTGGCTTGACTGGGTTTTGGAGCTCCCTTGGAACAAAAGAACCAAAGACAGGTATAATCTGGACCGGGTAAAAAATATCCTTGATAGAGACCACTACAACTTAGAAAAGGTAAAGGAGAGGATTTTAGAATACTTAGCGGTTAAAAAACTTACAAAGGGTAAAAGCTCTGCGGTGCAGATCCTATGCTTTGTAGGGCCTCCGGGAGTAGGTAAAACATCCCTCGGAAAGTCCATAGCAGAAGCCATAGGTAAAAATTTTGTAAGAATATCCTTGGGTGGCATAAGGGACGAGGCAGAAATAAGAGGACACAGAAGAACTTACGTTGGTGCTATGCCTGGTAGAATCATACAGGCTATAAAGCAGGCTGGAACAAAGAACCCTCTGATCATATTGGATGAGGTGGATAAAATATCCATCTCTTTCCAAGGAGACCCCGCAGCAGCCCTTTTGGAAGTTTTGGATCCAGAACAGAACAAAAACTTTGTGGATCTTTACATAAGCCTTCCCTTTGACCTATCGGAGGTTTTCTTTATTTGCACTGCCAACAGGATAGATACGATCCCAAGACCACTGCTGGACAGGATGGAAGTAATCCAGCTCTCTGGATACTCAGAAGAGGAAAAAGTCTTCATCGCAAAAAATCACCTTCTTCCTAAGCTTCTCCCTATGCATGGATTTAAAAAGGATGAAGTTATATTTAGAGACGATGCTATACTGGAAGTCATAAGAGGATACACCAGGGAGTCGGGTGTTAGAAATCTACAAAGACAAATCGGAGCAATTTTGAGAAAGCTCGCACTAAAAAAACTGAGGGGAGAAAAGCCACCTTTTGAGGTAAAACCGCAGGATGTAAAGGGTTTCCTTGGGGTGGCCAGAAGATTTACTGATAGAGAACAAACACCTATGGTTGGATTGGCTATAGGTTTAGCTTGGACGGAGGTGGGCGGGGAGATCATGCTCATAGAAGCCACAAAGTTTAAGGGAAAGGGCCAGCTGATACTTACCGGCTCTTTGGGAGAGGTCATGAAAGAATCCGCACAGGCTGCCCTATCTTACATAAAGTCAAAGGCAGAGGATTACGGCATAAACCCAGAGGACTTTTCAAACTGGGACATACACATACACGTGCCGGAAGGGGCAGTTCCAAAGGATGGTCCTTCCGCTGGTATAACTATAGCTACTGCCATTCTCTCTCTACTAACCAATACACCGGTAAGATCTGATGTGGCAATGACTGGAGAAATTACCCTGAGGGGAAGAGTTTTACCCGTTGGGGGACTAAAAGAAAAAATACTCGCAGCCAAAAGGGCGGGTATATACGAGGTCATTTTACCTGAGAAAAACAAAGAAGAAGTCCTTGAGGACCTACCTGCCTACGTGCGGGAGAAGATGACCTTTCACTTTGTAAGGGACTTAGACCAGGTATTTGAGTTAGCCCTATCCAAGCAGGAGGTTAAAGACTATGGTCAAGGAAATCATTGA